From a single Streptomyces sp. NBC_01264 genomic region:
- a CDS encoding transposase — MAAPRKYSLELRERAVRMYRTAEPKPQIKKLAVDFGVHPEALRGWIRQAEADAGERDDRLTTDERAELAALRKENVQLKRANDVLRTASAFFAAQLDPTRPR, encoded by the coding sequence ATGGCTGCACCCCGGAAATACTCGCTCGAGTTGCGTGAGCGTGCGGTACGGATGTATCGCACCGCGGAGCCGAAGCCCCAGATCAAGAAGCTGGCTGTCGACTTCGGCGTGCATCCCGAGGCCCTGCGCGGGTGGATCCGCCAGGCGGAGGCGGATGCCGGCGAACGCGATGACCGGCTCACCACCGACGAACGCGCCGAGCTCGCGGCCCTGCGCAAGGAGAATGTCCAGCTCAAGCGGGCCAACGACGTACTGCGGACGGCCTCGGCGTTTTTCGCGGCGCAACTCGACCCGACCCGGCCCAGGTGA
- a CDS encoding IS3 family transposase yields MTALVDEHPCLGVECVLRELHIPSSTYYRWRRAEAEPCERRRRDVELTERIKEIHADSGGNYGSPRVHAVLKREGVHVGRKRVERLMREADIAGVSPRRKGFTRRDPKATLAPDLVNRDFTAPAPNRLWVTDLTMISTGEGPLWLSAIRDAFSRRVVAWETSARADADLVLTTLEYALASREVEPGQLIHHADHGCQYTSIKLTTRLMRAGVEASMGSIGDSYDNALAENLWMLIKTEGLRGRTFTTRAEANLALFEYIDGFYNSRRIQERLGFLSPIEYEEKHYANQATAEPANLNTRQPLLTS; encoded by the coding sequence GTGACGGCGCTCGTTGACGAGCACCCGTGCCTGGGAGTCGAGTGCGTACTTCGGGAACTGCACATCCCCTCCTCCACCTACTACCGCTGGCGCCGTGCAGAGGCCGAGCCGTGCGAGCGAAGGCGCCGTGACGTCGAGCTGACCGAGCGGATCAAAGAGATCCACGCGGATTCCGGCGGCAACTACGGCTCGCCGCGGGTACACGCCGTCCTCAAGCGTGAGGGTGTCCACGTGGGCCGCAAGCGGGTCGAGCGCCTGATGCGCGAGGCCGACATCGCGGGGGTCAGCCCACGGCGCAAGGGCTTCACGCGCCGGGACCCGAAGGCCACCCTGGCCCCGGACCTGGTCAACAGGGACTTCACCGCACCGGCTCCGAACCGGTTGTGGGTCACCGACCTCACCATGATCTCCACCGGTGAGGGGCCTCTGTGGCTCTCGGCGATCCGCGACGCCTTCTCCCGCCGGGTGGTCGCCTGGGAGACTTCCGCCCGCGCGGACGCCGACCTGGTGCTGACCACCCTGGAGTACGCCCTCGCGTCCCGCGAGGTCGAGCCCGGCCAGCTGATTCATCACGCGGACCACGGCTGTCAATACACGTCTATCAAGCTCACAACCCGGCTAATGAGAGCTGGAGTTGAAGCGTCCATGGGCTCGATCGGCGACTCATACGATAACGCTCTCGCGGAGAACCTCTGGATGCTCATCAAAACCGAGGGCCTCCGTGGCCGGACCTTCACCACCCGGGCTGAGGCGAACCTCGCGCTCTTCGAGTACATCGATGGCTTCTACAACTCCCGTCGCATCCAGGAACGGCTCGGCTTCCTCAGCCCGATCGAGTACGAAGAGAAGCACTACGCCAACCAGGCGACGGCCGAACCAGCGAACCTGAACACCCGTCAACCCCTCCTGACCAGCTAA
- a CDS encoding IS6 family transposase: protein MSSVVPSYKNHRYPVEIIAHCVWLYFRFPLSFREVEEMMLERGVIVFYETVRRWCLKFGQAYANALRRRRPQPGDKWHLDEVFIKINGAWKYLWRAVDQNGNVLDILVQNRRDKAAARRFFRRLLTTTRRVPRVVVTDKLRSYGAAHREVMPSVEHRSHKGLNNRAENSHQPTRQRERAMKGFRSVGGAQRFLSAFTGISPDFRPHRHLMTARRHRFEMTIRFAVWNQITGTTGMPATA from the coding sequence GTGTCGTCTGTGGTGCCGTCGTACAAGAACCACCGGTACCCGGTCGAGATCATCGCGCACTGTGTGTGGCTGTACTTCCGCTTCCCGCTCTCCTTCCGTGAGGTGGAGGAGATGATGCTCGAGCGGGGCGTGATCGTCTTTTACGAGACCGTCCGCCGCTGGTGTCTGAAGTTCGGTCAGGCCTACGCCAACGCTCTGCGCCGGCGCCGCCCGCAGCCCGGCGACAAGTGGCACCTCGACGAGGTCTTCATCAAGATCAACGGGGCGTGGAAGTACTTGTGGCGGGCCGTCGACCAGAACGGGAACGTCCTGGACATCCTGGTCCAGAACCGTCGTGACAAGGCTGCGGCCAGGCGTTTCTTCCGCCGGCTCCTGACCACGACCAGGCGGGTGCCCCGGGTGGTCGTCACCGACAAGCTGCGCTCCTACGGGGCCGCGCACCGTGAGGTGATGCCCTCGGTCGAGCACCGTTCGCACAAGGGCTTGAACAACCGGGCGGAGAACTCCCACCAGCCCACCCGTCAGCGTGAACGAGCGATGAAGGGCTTCCGCAGCGTCGGCGGGGCGCAACGCTTCCTCTCCGCGTTCACCGGGATCTCACCCGACTTCCGCCCCCACCGCCACCTCATGACCGCCAGACGCCACCGCTTCGAGATGACCATCCGCTTCGCCGTCTGGAACCAGATCACCGGCACCACCGGCATGCCCGCCACAGCCTGA
- a CDS encoding ABC transporter substrate-binding protein: protein MRWMRAAGRALLVVAVVLAGYSGLGVRSDAGAASDARGPLTLVTAGDLTDYLGPLLDDWNESRPDERVSLIELPDSADETRAQMISELRSGRDRFDVLNIDVAWTSEFAAAGWILPLERDRFPLDAFLRPVVDTATFDGRLYAVPYVTNAGLLYYRKDILDLAGEQPPRTWSELARQARTIAPRYGLDGYAGQFLPYEGLTVNVTEAVHSAGGSVLRNDGARVAVDSDGARAGLRFLADGVREGWISREALGYKEEESRKAFQDGRLLFLRNWPYVYADASAVGSKVAGRFGAVSLPGADGPGTSVLGGSNLAVSAHTRHPASAADLISYLTSERVQRRVLTEGSLPPVRAALYEDPELVRAYPYLPTLRESVLSAVPRPKSPRYDQVSLAVQAVGQDVMALRQTPDEAVARLARELGAISRTG, encoded by the coding sequence ATGCGGTGGATGCGTGCCGCGGGTAGAGCCCTCCTGGTGGTGGCGGTCGTGCTGGCGGGGTACTCCGGTCTCGGCGTGCGCTCCGACGCGGGCGCCGCCTCCGATGCCCGCGGCCCGCTGACGCTCGTGACGGCGGGCGACCTGACCGACTACCTCGGTCCGCTCCTCGACGACTGGAACGAGAGCCGTCCCGACGAGCGTGTGAGTCTCATCGAGCTGCCCGACTCGGCGGACGAGACCAGGGCCCAGATGATCAGCGAACTGCGATCGGGACGCGACCGGTTCGACGTGCTGAACATCGACGTGGCCTGGACGTCCGAGTTCGCGGCGGCCGGCTGGATCTTGCCGCTCGAACGGGACCGGTTCCCGCTGGACGCGTTCCTGCGGCCGGTCGTGGACACCGCGACCTTCGACGGACGACTGTACGCGGTCCCCTACGTCACGAACGCGGGCCTGCTCTACTACCGCAAGGACATCCTGGACCTCGCGGGCGAGCAGCCGCCGCGGACCTGGTCCGAACTGGCCCGCCAGGCACGCACGATCGCGCCGCGGTACGGGCTGGACGGCTACGCCGGCCAGTTCCTCCCCTACGAGGGGCTCACCGTCAACGTCACCGAGGCCGTGCACTCGGCGGGCGGTTCGGTCCTGCGTAACGACGGCGCCCGCGTCGCCGTCGACTCCGACGGGGCGCGCGCCGGGCTGCGGTTCCTCGCGGACGGGGTGCGGGAGGGCTGGATCTCCCGCGAGGCGCTCGGCTACAAGGAGGAGGAGTCGCGCAAGGCGTTCCAGGACGGCCGGTTGCTCTTCCTGCGGAACTGGCCCTACGTGTACGCGGACGCGAGCGCGGTGGGGTCCAAGGTGGCGGGCCGGTTCGGCGCCGTGTCGCTGCCGGGCGCCGACGGTCCCGGCACCAGCGTGCTGGGCGGCTCCAACCTCGCGGTCAGCGCTCACACGCGTCATCCCGCGTCGGCGGCCGACCTGATCTCCTACCTCACCAGTGAACGGGTGCAGCGACGGGTCCTCACCGAGGGCTCGCTGCCACCGGTGCGCGCCGCGCTGTACGAGGATCCCGAGCTGGTGCGTGCCTATCCGTACCTGCCGACCCTGCGCGAGAGCGTGCTGTCGGCGGTGCCGCGCCCCAAGAGCCCGCGCTACGACCAGGTGAGCCTCGCCGTGCAGGCGGTGGGGCAGGACGTGATGGCCTTGCGCCAAACACCGGACGAGGCGGTAGCGCGGCTGGCGCGCGAGCTCGGGGCCATTTCCCGCACAGGCTGA
- a CDS encoding PadR family transcriptional regulator has product MRLALLTLLTRSPAHGYELKQDLEKLLGAAYPQPNVGQIYVTLGRLEKSGLIEGEDVEQSGRPNKRTYKLTDAGREAVLAWFEETAEEPRVRDEFFMKLALAPQSGLADPIALINKQRRQYLNTMRDLSKLAAAEDRDNKISQLLIEGAMLHLRADLDWLERCQEELE; this is encoded by the coding sequence GTGCGGCTGGCGCTCCTTACGCTCCTCACCCGTAGCCCTGCGCATGGTTACGAACTCAAGCAGGACCTTGAGAAGCTCCTGGGCGCCGCGTACCCTCAGCCGAACGTAGGCCAGATCTACGTCACCCTCGGCAGACTCGAGAAGAGCGGCCTGATCGAAGGCGAGGACGTCGAACAGTCCGGCCGACCCAACAAACGCACGTACAAGCTGACGGACGCCGGGCGTGAAGCCGTACTGGCGTGGTTCGAGGAAACCGCCGAGGAACCCCGGGTACGGGACGAGTTCTTCATGAAACTGGCGCTCGCACCGCAGTCGGGTCTGGCCGATCCGATCGCCCTGATCAACAAGCAGCGGCGCCAGTATCTCAACACCATGCGGGACCTGTCGAAGCTGGCCGCCGCCGAGGACCGCGACAACAAGATCTCCCAACTGCTGATCGAGGGCGCCATGCTGCACCTGCGGGCCGACCTCGACTGGCTGGAACGCTGTCAGGAGGAGCTGGAATGA
- a CDS encoding ABC transporter ATP-binding protein: MSDDATAAPAVPIVRPAVPIVRAEGLTKTHHGEGAPVPAVRGVDLSVQPGEFVAVTGPSGAGKSTLLHLIGGLQRPDGGKLWLDGERVDAYREARWAVLRRRSIGVVFQFFNLVSNLTVADNVELPALLAGVSPKAARDSRAELLAELGLEGREQSMPGELSGGEQQRVALARALVNHPRLLLADEPAGSLDSKGTREVLRLLTRFHQRGQTIMMVTHDARMASAADRVISFFDGRIADDAQLGGGRPGPASGVSGVLELKE, from the coding sequence ATGAGCGACGACGCCACCGCCGCTCCAGCCGTGCCCATCGTCCGCCCCGCCGTTCCCATCGTTCGCGCCGAGGGCTTGACCAAGACGCACCACGGCGAAGGCGCCCCGGTGCCCGCCGTCCGCGGCGTGGACCTGTCCGTCCAGCCCGGCGAGTTCGTCGCGGTCACCGGACCCTCCGGAGCCGGGAAGTCCACGCTGCTGCACCTGATCGGCGGCCTCCAGCGGCCCGACGGCGGCAAGCTCTGGCTCGACGGGGAACGGGTCGACGCATACCGCGAGGCCCGTTGGGCCGTGCTGCGGCGCCGCAGCATCGGCGTCGTCTTCCAGTTCTTCAACCTCGTCTCCAACCTCACCGTCGCCGACAACGTCGAACTGCCCGCCCTGCTCGCCGGCGTCTCCCCGAAGGCTGCCCGCGACTCCCGCGCCGAACTGCTCGCCGAACTCGGACTCGAAGGCCGCGAGCAGTCCATGCCCGGAGAGCTGTCCGGCGGCGAACAGCAGCGGGTGGCGCTCGCCCGCGCCCTGGTCAACCACCCCCGGCTGCTGCTCGCCGACGAGCCGGCCGGCAGCCTCGACAGCAAGGGCACCCGAGAGGTGCTGCGGCTGCTCACCAGGTTCCACCAGCGCGGCCAGACGATCATGATGGTCACCCACGACGCTCGGATGGCCAGCGCCGCCGACCGCGTCATCAGCTTTTTCGACGGCCGGATAGCCGACGACGCACAGCTCGGCGGAGGTCGTCCCGGCCCGGCCAGCGGTGTCTCCGGCGTACTCGAACTGAAGGAGTGA
- a CDS encoding ISAs1 family transposase, whose protein sequence is MCRQSATVCLIKSPSREYRELPEVAARLAVVPDPRERRGRRHTLASVFLTAACAVLAGARSYLAIGQWARHAPQDTLSGLGFHARGPLGLRRAASGSTVRRVLVQVCPGGLADLLGHGLAGTESVAVDGKSARGSRTDTTPAAHLLSAVTAAGRTVSQLRVPDRTNEITGFTALLAPFDLTGTVVTADALHTQREHAKWLVEEKNAHYLMVVKGNQPKLHAAVRALPWKEVTARRYDRQAGHGRRETRSVRTLTVTGLGLDLPHVVQAAKILRHRTDLKTGKVTRQTVHAITDMTSSEASPQLISRIARAQWGIEAVHHVRDTTFAEDASRIRTGHGPANMATLRNFAINILRDAGHHNIAAGLREVSYKPFTRPLDLLGLPLTCDAA, encoded by the coding sequence ATGTGTCGCCAGTCTGCCACCGTCTGTCTGATCAAGTCGCCCTCGCGTGAATACCGTGAGCTTCCCGAGGTGGCGGCCCGACTGGCCGTCGTGCCCGATCCGCGTGAGCGGCGGGGACGGCGTCATACCCTGGCCTCGGTGTTTCTGACAGCCGCGTGCGCGGTCCTGGCCGGTGCCCGTTCCTATCTGGCGATCGGGCAGTGGGCCCGTCACGCGCCGCAGGACACGCTTTCCGGCCTGGGGTTTCACGCGCGCGGGCCCCTCGGGTTACGGCGGGCGGCGTCGGGTTCGACCGTGCGGCGGGTGTTGGTTCAGGTGTGTCCCGGCGGGCTCGCCGACCTTCTCGGTCACGGCCTGGCCGGCACGGAATCGGTGGCGGTGGACGGCAAAAGTGCCCGCGGCTCGCGCACCGACACCACCCCGGCCGCGCACCTCCTGTCCGCGGTCACGGCTGCCGGCCGCACCGTCAGCCAGCTCCGGGTGCCGGACAGGACGAACGAGATCACCGGCTTCACCGCGCTGCTCGCGCCGTTCGACCTGACCGGCACAGTAGTGACCGCCGACGCGCTGCACACCCAGCGCGAGCACGCGAAATGGCTGGTGGAGGAGAAGAACGCCCACTACCTGATGGTCGTCAAGGGCAACCAGCCCAAACTCCACGCTGCCGTCAGAGCTCTGCCGTGGAAGGAAGTCACCGCTCGCCGCTACGACCGCCAGGCCGGGCACGGCCGGCGCGAGACCCGCTCGGTCCGCACGCTCACCGTTACCGGCCTCGGCCTGGACTTGCCCCACGTCGTCCAGGCAGCAAAGATCCTGCGGCACCGCACAGACCTCAAGACCGGCAAGGTCACCCGACAGACCGTCCACGCCATCACCGACATGACCTCGTCCGAGGCATCACCGCAGCTCATCAGCCGTATCGCCAGGGCTCAGTGGGGCATCGAGGCCGTCCACCACGTCCGGGACACCACATTCGCGGAGGACGCCTCCAGGATCCGGACCGGACACGGCCCCGCCAACATGGCCACGCTACGAAACTTCGCGATCAACATCCTCCGGGACGCCGGCCACCACAACATCGCCGCCGGACTCCGAGAGGTCTCCTACAAGCCCTTCACCCGCCCACTCGACCTCCTCGGACTGCCCCTGACCTGCGATGCAGCATGA
- a CDS encoding ABC transporter permease: MRATLRWAQADFRAHRGEALFVVLASAGVIGSLLLAGALFGYAANPWQRVFNQSHGAHIWLHTRAGADTDALSGVDGVAALSGPYRTAATTVESRGARAEVTLRAASVEPPQTGRPLVGAGSWLEAPDEGPAPGTGSGEFAGSVVLETSVARALWAEPGDTLRVTGPDGTAHLLRVSGTADVAEPRFQPGGAAGVGWVLPATLEEIARGDTGQSVGLRLEDPDDTDFIVQRAVTVLGADRVAEVTKWQQARADAGGDDRLLGAMFAVFGLGALLAAALAASGAIGARVRGQLRDIAVLKAIGFTPGQVARGFLVQHLAFVLLGVALGTAAIALLGARIPGRIGEAAAVWQDLPGHTALIIGIPVGAVLLIAASSGLLAWRAGRVPPVPVARAALPSAAPMTGLGKRALGVGVPPALVLGWRAAFPRRGRTLVPLARLALPLMLITVALVAWSTLDQFRSRPAQMGLATALTVRAEQPAGPSDPELESALAAVPDIEAFHPGAEMAALIPGQTGTITLRGLGTARQPYPSAVVEGRAVAGPDEAVAGQGLLDLLGVRVGDWVRMTVGGRPQILHLVGRTIEPESGGRVITTTLDALRESDPQLRPAYHALELRDGADPRAVSGALATPVGGTLEIRETPNPAGRLEPARGVIGALIAVLALIGLIELLTLIGAGVRDRARDLLALKAIGLTPRQISAMIVTAAGLTALVAALAGTGLGVLSGTWLVDTQGASSGIGAGIAQLPPLPVLLTVIAGSVLGAVAAAAVPATQTARRRLADSLSETL; the protein is encoded by the coding sequence GTGCGGGCCACCCTGCGCTGGGCGCAGGCCGACTTCCGTGCACACCGCGGCGAAGCCCTCTTCGTCGTCCTCGCCAGCGCCGGAGTCATTGGCTCGCTCCTGCTGGCCGGCGCGCTCTTCGGCTACGCCGCGAACCCCTGGCAGCGGGTCTTCAACCAGTCCCACGGCGCCCACATTTGGCTGCACACCCGCGCCGGCGCGGACACGGACGCCCTGTCCGGTGTGGACGGAGTCGCGGCACTGTCGGGGCCCTACCGCACAGCGGCGACCACGGTGGAGTCCCGCGGCGCGCGCGCCGAGGTGACGCTCCGCGCGGCCTCGGTGGAGCCCCCGCAGACCGGACGGCCGCTTGTCGGCGCGGGCAGCTGGCTCGAGGCGCCGGACGAAGGCCCCGCCCCGGGCACGGGCTCGGGTGAGTTCGCCGGCTCCGTCGTGCTGGAGACGTCGGTCGCCCGGGCTCTCTGGGCAGAGCCCGGCGACACCCTACGCGTCACCGGCCCGGACGGCACCGCGCACCTGCTGCGGGTGAGCGGGACCGCCGACGTCGCCGAACCCCGCTTCCAGCCGGGCGGCGCCGCGGGCGTCGGCTGGGTGCTCCCCGCCACGCTCGAGGAGATCGCCCGCGGAGACACCGGGCAGAGCGTGGGGTTGCGCCTGGAGGACCCGGACGACACGGACTTCATCGTCCAGCGCGCGGTCACCGTACTGGGCGCCGACCGGGTGGCCGAGGTCACCAAGTGGCAGCAGGCCCGCGCCGACGCGGGCGGCGACGACCGCCTCCTGGGCGCGATGTTTGCCGTATTCGGCCTCGGCGCCCTGCTCGCAGCCGCCCTGGCCGCTTCCGGGGCGATCGGCGCCCGCGTCCGCGGCCAGCTCCGGGACATCGCCGTCCTCAAGGCGATCGGCTTCACTCCGGGCCAGGTCGCGCGCGGCTTCCTGGTCCAGCATCTGGCCTTCGTGCTCCTCGGGGTGGCCCTCGGTACCGCGGCGATCGCCCTGCTCGGCGCCCGGATACCCGGGCGGATCGGAGAGGCTGCTGCCGTGTGGCAGGACCTGCCCGGCCACACCGCCCTGATCATCGGCATCCCCGTCGGCGCGGTGCTGCTGATCGCGGCTTCCTCTGGACTCTTGGCCTGGCGGGCCGGACGAGTGCCCCCGGTGCCGGTGGCCCGGGCCGCGCTGCCGTCCGCCGCGCCGATGACCGGGCTCGGGAAACGGGCACTCGGCGTAGGGGTACCGCCCGCCCTCGTCCTCGGATGGCGCGCAGCGTTCCCCCGCCGGGGCCGGACCCTGGTACCGCTGGCCCGGCTGGCGCTGCCCCTTATGCTCATCACGGTCGCCCTCGTCGCCTGGTCGACCCTGGACCAGTTCCGCAGCCGCCCCGCGCAGATGGGGCTTGCCACTGCCCTGACCGTTCGGGCCGAGCAGCCCGCCGGTCCGTCGGACCCGGAGCTGGAGAGCGCCCTCGCGGCCGTTCCGGACATCGAGGCCTTCCATCCGGGCGCGGAGATGGCGGCGCTCATCCCCGGCCAGACCGGCACCATCACGCTGCGTGGACTCGGCACGGCCCGGCAGCCCTACCCCTCCGCGGTGGTGGAAGGGCGCGCGGTCGCCGGACCCGACGAGGCGGTGGCCGGCCAGGGCCTCCTGGACCTCCTCGGCGTACGGGTCGGCGATTGGGTACGGATGACGGTCGGCGGGCGGCCGCAGATCCTGCACCTCGTCGGCCGCACCATCGAGCCCGAATCCGGCGGTCGGGTGATCACCACGACCCTCGACGCACTGCGCGAGAGTGACCCGCAGCTGCGTCCCGCCTACCACGCCCTGGAACTGCGCGACGGTGCCGACCCCCGGGCCGTGAGCGGCGCACTCGCCACGCCCGTCGGCGGAACCCTCGAGATCCGTGAGACACCCAACCCGGCCGGCCGGCTGGAACCGGCACGCGGGGTGATCGGGGCTCTGATCGCCGTACTGGCCCTCATCGGACTGATCGAACTGTTGACCTTGATCGGCGCGGGCGTACGCGACCGGGCGCGCGACCTGCTCGCTCTGAAGGCGATAGGGCTCACGCCCCGGCAGATCAGCGCGATGATCGTGACGGCCGCGGGCCTGACCGCGCTCGTCGCCGCGCTCGCGGGCACAGGCCTGGGCGTCCTGTCCGGCACCTGGCTGGTGGACACCCAAGGCGCATCGAGTGGCATCGGCGCCGGGATTGCCCAACTGCCTCCGCTGCCGGTGCTGTTGACGGTGATCGCAGGATCGGTGCTGGGCGCGGTGGCGGCTGCGGCAGTACCGGCGACTCAGACGGCCCGGCGCCGCCTGGCGGACTCGCTCAGCGAAACCCTTTGA
- a CDS encoding transposase — MGSKYRKRYSAEYRRDAIALVRSSGRTVTEVARELGVSPESLRNWVRRDQADRGEGAPGELTSAERDELKRLRRQNREQQQTIEILKKRPFCPDGR; from the coding sequence GTGGGAAGTAAGTACAGGAAGCGGTACTCGGCGGAGTACCGGCGGGACGCGATCGCGCTCGTCCGTTCTTCGGGCAGGACGGTGACGGAGGTCGCCCGGGAGCTCGGGGTCAGCCCGGAGAGTCTGCGCAACTGGGTCCGCCGCGATCAGGCCGACCGTGGTGAGGGCGCTCCAGGCGAGCTGACCAGTGCCGAACGCGATGAATTGAAGCGCCTGCGCAGGCAGAACCGGGAGCAGCAGCAGACGATCGAGATCTTGAAAAAGCGACCGTTCTGCCCTGATGGCCGCTGA
- a CDS encoding acyltransferase family protein, translating into MPTKRRSHARKRSDPAVLPSRLDSLTGLRFFAAFGVFMHHFTGIGNKTGHGTAPLIFPYSQMGGQGVTFFFVLSGFLLTWVHKPQERAGAFYWRRIARIWPASLVAAVPAFFVFYRMAGVRVDWGSFIASLFLVQTWLPHAQPSLPGNPVTWTLSVEVLFYALFPFVARRIVKVSTRTLTVLTAAGLVAMIVADHVGNANYRAPWSFWVNQTPVFHLPEFLVGITLALAVKRGWRMRLHPAVPVLGLCAYTYAYFQLQAGLPAYWGQQLSYTERPTIAVLSALIMLAFTQREIKGQRGLLTSRVLVNLGIWSYCFYLIHHAVIRWSTYEYGRLSDNNDALFGLLGMALVVTGLSWVLYRFVEEPANRWLMHHMPASLRRPIRSPGGTDRLPGVAEPRREPRAPVPLGYADGLTRAASGEAEIRMGAPKSSPSRV; encoded by the coding sequence ATGCCGACGAAGAGGCGCAGCCATGCTCGCAAAAGGTCGGATCCAGCGGTTCTGCCCTCTCGCCTCGACTCGCTGACGGGACTCAGGTTCTTTGCAGCGTTCGGCGTCTTCATGCACCACTTCACAGGAATCGGCAACAAGACGGGTCATGGAACAGCACCGCTGATCTTTCCCTATTCCCAAATGGGCGGCCAGGGTGTCACGTTCTTCTTCGTCCTCTCCGGATTCCTTCTCACTTGGGTGCACAAGCCACAGGAACGGGCAGGTGCGTTCTACTGGCGTCGGATCGCTCGTATCTGGCCGGCCTCGCTCGTAGCAGCCGTTCCGGCCTTCTTTGTTTTCTATCGAATGGCGGGAGTGCGGGTCGACTGGGGCAGCTTCATCGCGTCGCTCTTCCTGGTACAAACGTGGCTTCCGCATGCCCAGCCCTCACTGCCCGGCAACCCCGTGACTTGGACGCTCAGTGTCGAGGTCCTTTTCTACGCCCTTTTCCCCTTCGTTGCGCGGCGCATCGTGAAGGTGAGCACCCGCACCCTCACGGTGCTCACCGCTGCGGGTCTGGTTGCCATGATCGTTGCTGATCATGTGGGCAACGCCAACTATCGTGCGCCCTGGTCTTTCTGGGTGAACCAGACTCCGGTTTTCCATCTGCCGGAGTTCCTGGTGGGCATCACTCTGGCGCTGGCGGTGAAGCGCGGCTGGAGAATGCGGCTGCACCCGGCCGTGCCCGTACTGGGCCTCTGCGCCTACACCTACGCCTACTTCCAGCTCCAGGCCGGCTTGCCCGCATACTGGGGTCAGCAGTTGAGTTACACGGAGCGCCCGACGATTGCCGTGCTGTCAGCGCTGATCATGCTCGCCTTCACCCAGAGGGAGATCAAGGGGCAGCGTGGACTGCTGACGAGTCGCGTCCTGGTGAATCTCGGCATTTGGTCCTACTGCTTCTACCTCATACATCACGCCGTAATCCGCTGGTCCACTTATGAATACGGGCGCCTTTCCGACAATAATGACGCTCTCTTCGGCCTCCTGGGGATGGCCTTGGTTGTGACTGGTCTTTCCTGGGTTCTCTATCGCTTTGTGGAAGAACCGGCGAACCGCTGGCTCATGCACCACATGCCCGCATCGTTGCGCCGGCCGATTCGTTCCCCCGGCGGAACCGACCGCCTCCCTGGCGTGGCGGAACCGCGCCGTGAACCGCGCGCGCCGGTACCGCTCGGCTACGCCGACGGCCTAACCCGCGCGGCATCGGGCGAAGCGGAGATCCGGATGGGCGCGCCGAAATCCAGCCCCTCCCGCGTTTGA